One Deinococcus betulae genomic region harbors:
- a CDS encoding carboxypeptidase-like regulatory domain-containing protein, with protein sequence MKQATTIILALALTTLSACGGVASQPTLPPHQSPQDPERPPAATPYVVSGMVQNTLGEPYVGVTVIATPEGEGALVSTTTDVAGRYRLTLPRTTQAWTAQAHVLMSLGGDGMVVTWGPDEFQPFPGAGGAVRNIAVGIHQPLGSVDPGVEHSGVELDYETLELTFTPAVPNVFGHTQPFTRRYVEGEGIRNVPLGLYYVTATQVLQGEVQELMIRQMTGIGIKPPAPASTRYLAGFNTRDVMGLFLSQGED encoded by the coding sequence ATGAAGCAAGCCACCACCATCATCCTCGCGCTCGCGCTCACCACCTTGTCTGCCTGTGGCGGCGTGGCGAGCCAACCGACCCTGCCACCCCACCAGAGTCCACAGGACCCTGAACGCCCACCTGCGGCCACACCTTACGTCGTTTCTGGAATGGTCCAGAACACGCTTGGCGAGCCGTACGTTGGCGTGACGGTCATTGCGACTCCTGAAGGGGAAGGAGCGCTAGTCAGCACCACAACGGACGTGGCGGGTCGGTACCGACTGACGTTGCCCCGCACCACGCAGGCGTGGACGGCCCAGGCCCATGTCCTGATGAGCCTTGGAGGCGACGGCATGGTGGTGACCTGGGGCCCTGACGAGTTCCAGCCGTTTCCAGGTGCCGGTGGCGCGGTGCGGAACATTGCCGTTGGCATTCATCAGCCGCTTGGGTCTGTGGACCCAGGGGTAGAGCATTCCGGCGTTGAGTTGGATTACGAGACGTTGGAACTGACCTTCACGCCAGCGGTGCCGAACGTCTTTGGTCACACGCAACCGTTCACCCGGCGCTATGTGGAGGGCGAAGGCATTCGAAACGTCCCGTTGGGTCTGTATTATGTCACTGCGACGCAGGTGCTTCAGGGTGAAGTGCAGGAACTGATGATCCGGCAAATGACGGGGATTGGAATTAAGCCGCCTGCGCCCGCTTCAACGCGGTATCTGGCGGGATTTAATACCAGGGATGTGATGGGGCTGTTTTTGAGTCAGGGCGAAGACTGA
- a CDS encoding HU family DNA-binding protein produces the protein MTKKSKPAPKSAAQTAPASNKIAKTQLVDMVADKTGLTKKQSEEAVSAVLDIVVDTLKGGQSVGRPGLGTLSVKATAACTSVRPGTSEKIQIPASKKVAFKVASDLKKNL, from the coding sequence ATGACGAAGAAGTCGAAGCCCGCCCCGAAATCCGCCGCCCAGACTGCCCCTGCCAGCAACAAGATTGCCAAGACCCAGCTCGTAGACATGGTCGCCGACAAGACCGGCCTGACCAAGAAGCAGAGCGAAGAAGCCGTCAGCGCCGTGCTGGACATCGTAGTGGACACCCTGAAGGGCGGCCAGAGCGTGGGGCGGCCCGGCCTGGGCACCCTGAGCGTCAAGGCCACCGCCGCCTGCACCAGCGTGCGCCCCGGCACCAGCGAGAAGATCCAGATTCCCGCCAGCAAGAAGGTCGCCTTTAAGGTCGCCAGCGACCTGAAAAAGAACCTCTAA